A window of the Pseudoalteromonas sp. A25 genome harbors these coding sequences:
- the lptD gene encoding LPS assembly protein LptD translates to MSKAWGVIAAALVSCNAIAGSESTPKLCSQYLKPTLWQPLSSLPKNAIDITADDVEMQGKVSAEFSGNVVINTQKMSLFASSALIDKKQSLLNATGPLRYQDQFTDVKANALYADLDNTEISLLGADYQLTQQLGHGGAEKLSVSANQLSLLNSSFTTCPSEQPFWALEADNITLSKHEGWGETHNAVLKILNTPVLYIPYFTFPIDDRRKSGLLMPRIEPSSRYGLEVVLPYYWNIAPNYDATLSPRYMSNQGVQLISEFRYLTAQHAGLLGVEFLEKDDSEPQLEERYLVHWNQQSYLSDHWRLHFDVTNVSDDNYLTDLNSNYANETGTQLDRTAILSYLGEYWTTDIKLQNFEVLGDHTESYAALPQITWRNSKAYQAFGIDFNLLGEFSHFSNDELLITDATRFHIEPKASFSVNQYAWSFLSEISLLHTRYEQKGDFENTDYQRNVSRTLPKVRMHGQLNFERDTQFFALGGTQTLEPQVQYLYTPEREQKSIGLFDTTKMQDDFYGLFREQRFSGVDRIAQANQITLGATTRLFDSKNLERFNFSAGQIIYLEDDVKPSAQSLDNRTNYNALFAAQTMIHWHRRWYFSAGIQYDADAKELIESHTTLDYKGDNNKLVQLNHRYANDVSGYEIDQIGLFSSLPINDRWQMVASYHRDLTTGRSVEIFAGVRYESCCWAVQLTGKRQIETDLNRTIHQDDAQFDSSIGISFVLKGLGGKSNYDIEQVLQQGLFNYRRPYFLNN, encoded by the coding sequence ATGAGCAAAGCATGGGGGGTTATCGCTGCCGCATTAGTCAGCTGCAATGCGATAGCTGGATCAGAGTCTACACCTAAACTGTGTAGCCAATACCTAAAACCTACATTATGGCAACCGCTCAGCTCATTACCGAAAAACGCCATCGATATCACCGCTGATGATGTAGAGATGCAAGGCAAAGTCAGTGCTGAGTTTTCGGGTAATGTTGTTATCAATACCCAGAAAATGTCACTGTTTGCAAGTAGCGCACTGATTGACAAAAAACAAAGTTTACTCAACGCAACAGGCCCATTACGCTATCAAGACCAATTTACAGATGTAAAAGCCAATGCTTTATATGCCGATTTAGATAATACCGAAATAAGCTTACTCGGCGCTGACTATCAATTGACCCAACAACTTGGTCATGGTGGCGCTGAAAAACTTTCAGTATCGGCCAACCAATTGTCGCTTCTAAATTCAAGCTTTACAACATGCCCTTCCGAGCAGCCGTTTTGGGCGCTAGAAGCCGATAATATCACATTATCTAAGCACGAAGGCTGGGGGGAAACCCACAATGCAGTCTTAAAGATCCTCAATACCCCCGTGTTATATATTCCTTATTTTACGTTTCCTATCGACGATAGACGCAAATCAGGTCTATTAATGCCTAGAATTGAGCCTTCTAGCCGCTATGGCCTAGAAGTTGTGCTGCCTTACTACTGGAATATTGCTCCAAACTACGATGCAACGCTGTCACCACGCTACATGTCAAATCAAGGCGTACAATTGATCAGTGAGTTTCGTTATTTAACGGCACAACATGCAGGCTTGTTAGGTGTTGAGTTTTTAGAAAAGGATGATTCAGAGCCGCAGCTTGAAGAGCGTTATCTCGTGCACTGGAACCAGCAAAGTTATCTTAGCGATCACTGGCGTTTACATTTTGATGTAACCAATGTTAGTGATGATAACTACTTAACGGATCTGAATTCTAACTACGCCAACGAAACAGGCACTCAGCTTGATAGGACTGCAATTCTAAGTTATCTCGGCGAGTACTGGACAACGGATATTAAACTACAAAACTTTGAGGTGCTCGGCGACCATACTGAATCTTATGCAGCACTGCCACAGATCACTTGGCGCAATAGCAAAGCCTACCAAGCATTCGGTATCGATTTTAACTTGCTAGGCGAATTCAGTCATTTCAGTAATGATGAGTTACTTATAACCGACGCAACTCGCTTCCATATTGAACCAAAAGCCAGTTTTAGCGTAAACCAATACGCATGGTCGTTTTTGAGTGAAATAAGCTTATTGCACACCCGCTACGAGCAAAAAGGCGATTTTGAAAATACCGACTATCAACGTAATGTATCGCGTACGCTCCCTAAAGTTCGCATGCATGGCCAACTCAACTTTGAGCGAGATACACAATTTTTTGCTCTCGGTGGGACACAAACGTTAGAGCCGCAAGTTCAATATTTATATACACCAGAACGTGAGCAAAAGAGTATTGGTTTGTTTGATACCACAAAAATGCAAGATGACTTTTATGGCTTATTTCGGGAGCAACGTTTTTCTGGCGTTGATAGAATTGCCCAAGCAAACCAAATAACGTTGGGAGCAACAACGCGACTTTTTGATAGTAAAAATCTAGAGCGCTTTAATTTTAGCGCTGGGCAAATTATTTATCTTGAGGATGATGTAAAGCCCAGTGCACAGAGTCTTGATAACAGAACCAATTATAATGCATTGTTTGCTGCGCAAACCATGATACATTGGCACAGGCGCTGGTATTTCTCTGCTGGCATTCAATATGATGCAGATGCAAAGGAACTCATTGAATCGCATACAACGCTTGATTACAAAGGTGATAACAATAAACTTGTTCAATTGAACCATCGCTACGCTAACGATGTCTCAGGCTATGAAATAGATCAAATCGGCTTATTTAGTAGTTTACCTATTAACGATCGATGGCAAATGGTTGCGAGTTATCACCGCGATTTAACAACAGGGCGAAGTGTAGAAATATTTGCAGGCGTACGCTACGAAAGTTGCTGTTGGGCCGTCCAGTTAACTGGTAAAAGACAGATTGAGACTGATTTAAATCGCACAATACATCAAGATGACGCGCAATTTGACTCAAGCATAGGCATTAGTTTTGTATTAAAAGGCCTTGGCGGAAAGTCAAATTATGATATTGAGCAAGTACTACAACAAGGCTTGTTTAATTATCGTCGACCTTATTTTTTGAATAATTAA
- a CDS encoding aminoglycoside phosphotransferase family protein, whose translation MTNEQNRESLFEGFLRSHFGEEDISYNAITSDASFRRYYRVVVEGRATILMDSDPSKLDNRPFIELNRCFAEQGLRVPSILKFDTSQGLGLLEDLGGEHLADRLHLDSRCQDYKEVLTLLPQVAKIPVSPFMKPYDADFIAMEMDIFWQWLVCNWLDVKEECLPSEQWQTTKSLLCEVMICQPQVTMHRDFHSRNIMRVDGQWALIDYQDAVQGPVTYDAVSLLRDCYFHLPSEEFDALRLHSFNVLTEAQQLPKMSYDTYCYYFDLTGLQRHLKAAGIFCRLLLRDNKTGYLQNIMPTLHYIEDVANCYEPFQWLATWLRHDIMPKVEAKLSCSTL comes from the coding sequence GTGACAAACGAGCAAAATAGAGAAAGCTTATTCGAGGGCTTTTTGCGATCGCATTTCGGTGAAGAAGATATCTCATACAATGCTATCACGAGCGATGCAAGCTTCCGTCGCTACTATAGGGTGGTGGTTGAGGGGAGAGCAACTATTTTGATGGACTCCGACCCAAGTAAGCTAGATAACCGGCCCTTTATAGAGCTTAATCGCTGTTTTGCAGAGCAAGGGTTAAGGGTGCCTAGTATTTTAAAATTTGATACCTCACAAGGGTTAGGGTTATTAGAAGATCTGGGAGGGGAGCATTTAGCTGATAGGCTGCATTTGGATTCAAGGTGTCAAGACTACAAAGAAGTGCTAACGCTGCTACCGCAAGTCGCTAAAATACCGGTATCACCATTCATGAAACCTTACGACGCTGATTTTATTGCGATGGAAATGGATATATTTTGGCAATGGTTAGTCTGTAACTGGCTTGACGTGAAAGAAGAGTGCTTGCCGTCAGAGCAGTGGCAAACAACCAAATCATTGCTTTGTGAAGTGATGATTTGTCAACCGCAAGTAACGATGCACCGAGACTTTCATAGCCGCAATATAATGCGTGTTGATGGGCAGTGGGCGTTAATTGATTATCAAGATGCAGTACAAGGGCCGGTAACCTATGATGCTGTGTCGCTGCTGCGCGATTGTTACTTTCATCTGCCAAGTGAAGAATTTGATGCGCTACGCTTGCACAGTTTTAACGTTTTGACTGAAGCACAGCAGCTACCAAAGATGTCATACGACACATATTGCTATTATTTTGATTTAACAGGGTTGCAACGCCACCTTAAGGCCGCAGGTATTTTTTGTCGATTGTTACTTCGAGATAATAAAACAGGTTATTTGCAAAATATCATGCCAACATTGCATTATATTGAGGATGTGGCAAATTGTTACGAGCCATTTCAGTGGCTTGCAACTTGGTTAAGGCATGACATAATGCCAAAAGTAGAAGCTAAGTTGAGTTGCAGTACATTATGA
- the murU gene encoding N-acetylmuramate alpha-1-phosphate uridylyltransferase MurU: MKAMILAAGRGKRMMPLTANLPKPMLKVAQRPLLEYHILRLKNAGIKDIVINLAWQGDKIAEYFGNGAQYGVNIYYSREPAGGLETAGGIIHAIDHLCNSDDVFIVINGDIFTDYDASALTQLVLNSGEAHIVLVENPSHNPDGDFCLAHQTINEQRYTFAGIGLYHKHFFEPYEAGFIPLGPMLKAGLQQGVVSTELYLGVWSDIGTPERLMEINRIQEQ, encoded by the coding sequence ATGAAAGCTATGATCCTTGCGGCTGGCAGAGGAAAGCGAATGATGCCACTGACCGCTAATTTACCCAAACCGATGCTTAAAGTTGCACAGCGCCCTCTTCTTGAATATCACATTCTTAGACTAAAAAATGCAGGGATAAAGGACATTGTTATTAACCTTGCCTGGCAAGGGGATAAAATAGCAGAGTATTTTGGTAACGGTGCGCAATATGGCGTTAATATATACTACAGCCGTGAGCCTGCGGGTGGTTTAGAAACCGCAGGTGGTATCATTCACGCAATAGATCATTTGTGCAACAGTGATGACGTGTTCATTGTTATAAATGGCGATATTTTTACTGATTATGATGCCAGTGCGTTAACCCAATTAGTGCTTAACTCTGGCGAAGCGCATATTGTTCTAGTGGAAAATCCATCTCATAACCCAGATGGAGATTTTTGCCTGGCACATCAAACTATTAACGAGCAACGTTATACTTTTGCAGGCATTGGATTGTATCATAAACATTTCTTTGAACCTTATGAAGCAGGGTTCATTCCATTAGGACCTATGCTCAAAGCAGGTTTACAGCAGGGAGTCGTCTCTACTGAACTTTACTTGGGAGTGTGGAGTGATATAGGCACGCCCGAGCGCCTGATGGAAATAAATCGTATTCAGGAGCAATAA
- the djlA gene encoding co-chaperone DjlA — translation MWGKLLGTCFGFMFGRWIGAILGFWLGHMFDKSLKQNFDRVGGFQGFFSGDDLHQRQALFFSSCFAVMGHIAKSNGRVSEIHIQAATAFMDEMGLHGENRQEAQNAFRSGKNPEFQLKEAITDFKEVFARRYDLLQLFLEIQIQMAFSDGHLAVQEKQLLQKVSQYLGISATHFRFILKRYQAEFSFRQQQQRFEQGQQNYRQKEFAQPEPAFSKSQALAVLGLSSDASDKDVKRAYRKLMAQHHPDKLVSQGLPEHMMEVAKRKSQDIQSAYEFLKRAS, via the coding sequence ATGTGGGGAAAGCTGCTAGGAACGTGCTTTGGGTTTATGTTTGGGCGTTGGATTGGCGCAATCCTAGGGTTCTGGCTTGGTCATATGTTCGATAAGAGCCTAAAACAAAACTTTGATAGAGTGGGTGGTTTCCAAGGCTTTTTTAGCGGAGATGATTTGCATCAGCGCCAAGCGCTATTTTTTTCAAGTTGCTTTGCCGTAATGGGGCACATCGCAAAATCTAATGGTCGGGTAAGCGAAATACATATTCAAGCCGCCACTGCATTTATGGATGAGATGGGGTTACACGGCGAGAATAGGCAAGAAGCTCAGAATGCCTTTCGTTCTGGAAAAAATCCTGAGTTTCAGCTTAAAGAAGCAATAACAGACTTTAAAGAAGTGTTTGCAAGGCGATACGACTTACTACAGCTATTTTTAGAAATTCAAATTCAGATGGCATTTTCTGATGGGCACTTGGCGGTCCAGGAGAAACAGTTACTGCAAAAAGTGAGTCAGTATTTAGGCATCTCGGCGACTCACTTTCGTTTTATTTTAAAGCGTTATCAAGCTGAATTTAGCTTCCGTCAGCAGCAACAGCGTTTTGAACAGGGCCAGCAAAACTATCGACAAAAAGAGTTTGCACAGCCAGAGCCTGCGTTCTCAAAATCGCAAGCGCTCGCTGTGTTAGGTTTATCTAGCGATGCTAGTGATAAAGATGTAAAGCGCGCTTATCGAAAGTTAATGGCTCAGCACCACCCAGATAAACTTGTCTCACAGGGGTTACCTGAACATATGATGGAAGTGGCTAAGCGTAAAAGCCAGGATATTCAATCTGCTTATGAGTTTTTGAAAAGAGCCAGCTAA
- a CDS encoding DUF3530 family protein: protein MRFSTCALFFVAILISQNNSANAAQFIMPEPRTKIEQQDLVKYFSDKLIELETESGKVATLFSPYMSASKRGIVILLPGAGHGPLSVHGLSYLSEALTDDGFDTYALQTPELNWQADLLNIEQPSVEQEYAYEGPWSEAMLDDYKEQLLSSFDAVYQQLRVTSEDQIVVVAQGVSAGVFSEYLASLPNINIDAFIAISAQLPNINRNKNLPAALSLVSPPLLDIIYSQDNQTLHENAKQRKRWVQRNNKYDYRQRELFGLSTEHRQHQRLRKELDGFLRQL, encoded by the coding sequence ATGCGTTTTTCGACTTGTGCTCTGTTCTTTGTTGCCATACTCATTAGCCAAAATAATTCGGCTAATGCTGCGCAATTCATTATGCCTGAGCCGCGCACAAAGATAGAACAGCAGGATTTAGTCAAATACTTTTCCGATAAGCTTATCGAGCTCGAAACGGAAAGTGGAAAAGTTGCCACACTCTTTTCCCCTTATATGAGCGCAAGTAAAAGAGGTATTGTTATCCTTCTTCCCGGTGCAGGCCATGGCCCACTATCCGTGCATGGTCTGAGTTATTTATCTGAGGCACTCACCGATGATGGTTTTGATACTTACGCACTCCAAACTCCCGAATTAAATTGGCAAGCTGATTTATTGAACATTGAACAGCCCAGCGTGGAGCAAGAATACGCGTATGAAGGACCTTGGTCAGAGGCTATGTTAGATGATTATAAAGAGCAATTATTATCAAGCTTTGACGCGGTATATCAGCAACTACGCGTTACAAGTGAGGATCAAATTGTTGTTGTAGCACAGGGCGTAAGTGCAGGTGTATTTTCTGAGTATTTGGCTTCTTTACCCAATATCAATATTGATGCCTTTATCGCGATTAGCGCTCAGTTGCCAAATATAAATCGAAATAAAAACTTACCAGCAGCTCTCTCACTGGTAAGCCCTCCGCTGCTTGACATTATCTATTCACAAGACAACCAAACACTTCACGAAAACGCCAAACAGCGAAAGCGCTGGGTACAACGAAATAACAAATATGACTATCGTCAAAGAGAGTTGTTTGGCTTAAGTACTGAGCACAGACAGCACCAACGACTACGAAAAGAGCTAGATGGTTTTTTAAGGCAACTCTAA
- a CDS encoding DUF368 domain-containing protein: MWFFLKGAGMGAADVVPGVSGGTIAFITGIYGRFLHALKSFDLNALAVLKKSGVKAFWRHVDGAFLLSVFAGLVTSAASLAKVITYLLAHHQILVWSFFFGLIVASFIHVAKQVSQWQWQTVLSCMIGALIAFVITTIAPSEAVPHWWMFFVAGAIAVCAMILPGISGSFILLLMGMYGHVLGAITAKEVSLIGLFLIGCVFGLMIFSRFLSWLLDNYEQLTFSLLAGFLIGSLNLLWPWKTVVSTYTNSKGIEKPLLQQNVSPMEFASVTGLSPQTGLCIALAVAGLLLILAVEKLTEEK, encoded by the coding sequence ATGTGGTTCTTTTTAAAAGGAGCAGGGATGGGCGCAGCCGACGTTGTGCCTGGCGTTTCAGGGGGAACTATAGCCTTTATAACAGGGATTTATGGACGTTTTTTACATGCCTTAAAAAGCTTCGATTTAAATGCTTTAGCTGTATTAAAAAAGAGTGGCGTTAAAGCGTTCTGGCGTCATGTCGATGGGGCTTTTTTATTATCCGTATTTGCAGGTTTAGTTACGAGTGCGGCCTCATTGGCAAAAGTAATTACTTACTTATTGGCACATCATCAAATTTTGGTGTGGTCTTTTTTCTTCGGTTTGATTGTTGCGTCATTTATTCATGTTGCTAAGCAAGTCAGTCAATGGCAATGGCAGACAGTGCTCAGTTGTATGATCGGGGCGCTTATCGCATTTGTTATCACAACGATTGCACCATCTGAAGCTGTGCCTCATTGGTGGATGTTTTTTGTTGCGGGCGCCATCGCAGTATGTGCGATGATCTTACCGGGCATTTCAGGCAGCTTTATTCTATTGTTGATGGGCATGTATGGGCATGTTCTGGGCGCGATAACAGCAAAGGAGGTCTCTCTGATAGGTTTGTTTTTGATTGGTTGTGTGTTTGGGTTAATGATATTTTCTCGTTTTTTATCTTGGTTGCTGGATAACTATGAACAATTAACATTTTCGCTTCTGGCTGGTTTTTTGATTGGATCTTTGAATTTACTTTGGCCATGGAAAACGGTGGTCTCAACCTATACCAATTCCAAGGGCATTGAAAAGCCGCTTTTACAGCAAAACGTGAGCCCGATGGAATTCGCCAGTGTTACGGGGTTATCGCCTCAAACAGGCCTATGTATAGCTTTAGCTGTGGCTGGTTTGCTCCTCATTCTAGCGGTCGAAAAGCTCACTGAAGAAAAATAA
- the nhaD gene encoding sodium:proton antiporter NhaD — MGVLNGKLVLSTLVLAGISGPAWAKSTPIDLTASILGVVCIAIFVVAYALVMLEEKLHLRKSKPVLVAAGLIWMLISAYYVTHDIPHVTEDAFRHNLLEFSELMLFLLVAMTYINALEERKVFDRLRAWMIHKGFSYQSLFWISGFLAFFISPIADNLTTALLMCAVVMKVAEGDKRFINISCVNIVIAANAGGAFSPFGDITTLMVWQAGLVRFDEFLCLFLPSLVNYIVPAIVMSLFVEKKKPATVSATVTMERGARRILVLFLLTVFTAVLCHSMLHMPPVMGMMMGLGYLQFFGYYLRITLKRRKTKAQREGDRKRIDLLGSMVPFDIFHKVARAEWDTLLFFYGIVMCVGGLGFLGYLGLLSEVLYGQWSATAANIFLGILSSVIDNIPVMFAVLSMQPDMSHGQWLLITLTAGVGGSLLSIGSAAGVALMGQARGYYTFFGHLKWAPVIALGYVASVLTHIWINAELF, encoded by the coding sequence ATGGGCGTACTTAACGGCAAGCTTGTCTTGAGCACTTTGGTCTTAGCTGGGATTTCTGGACCTGCATGGGCTAAAAGTACGCCAATAGATTTAACGGCTTCCATACTGGGGGTTGTTTGCATAGCCATTTTTGTTGTTGCGTATGCTTTGGTGATGCTAGAAGAAAAGTTGCACCTGCGTAAGTCCAAACCTGTCCTAGTGGCTGCGGGGTTAATATGGATGCTGATCAGTGCCTATTATGTTACCCATGATATCCCTCATGTCACAGAAGACGCATTTCGGCACAATCTGCTCGAATTTTCAGAGCTGATGCTCTTTTTATTAGTGGCAATGACTTACATTAATGCACTTGAAGAGCGCAAAGTCTTTGATAGATTGAGAGCGTGGATGATCCACAAAGGTTTCAGCTATCAGAGCCTTTTTTGGATCAGTGGGTTTTTAGCATTTTTTATTTCTCCAATTGCAGATAATTTAACGACAGCACTATTGATGTGTGCTGTTGTGATGAAAGTGGCTGAAGGGGATAAGCGTTTTATCAACATCAGTTGTGTCAATATTGTGATTGCAGCAAACGCAGGCGGGGCTTTTAGCCCCTTTGGTGACATAACAACGTTGATGGTGTGGCAAGCAGGGTTGGTAAGGTTTGATGAGTTTCTTTGCTTATTTTTGCCATCACTTGTGAATTATATTGTCCCTGCGATTGTGATGAGCTTGTTTGTTGAGAAAAAAAAGCCTGCAACGGTGTCTGCAACCGTCACTATGGAACGAGGGGCTCGACGCATCCTAGTGTTGTTTTTATTGACTGTGTTCACAGCAGTGCTATGCCACAGCATGCTCCATATGCCCCCTGTAATGGGTATGATGATGGGCTTAGGTTACCTGCAATTTTTTGGTTATTACTTGAGGATCACTTTAAAAAGGCGAAAGACAAAAGCGCAACGCGAAGGCGATCGCAAACGCATTGATTTATTAGGGAGCATGGTGCCATTTGATATTTTCCATAAAGTCGCGCGTGCTGAGTGGGACACCCTGTTGTTCTTTTACGGAATTGTAATGTGTGTAGGTGGTTTAGGCTTCCTTGGTTATTTGGGTTTATTGTCAGAAGTGCTCTATGGGCAATGGAGTGCTACGGCGGCGAATATATTCTTGGGTATCTTGTCATCGGTTATTGATAACATTCCAGTGATGTTTGCTGTGCTATCGATGCAGCCAGATATGTCGCATGGCCAGTGGTTACTGATCACACTAACTGCAGGTGTTGGCGGAAGCCTCTTGTCTATTGGCTCTGCGGCCGGCGTGGCGCTGATGGGTCAAGCTAGAGGGTATTATACTTTTTTTGGTCATTTAAAGTGGGCTCCAGTGATAGCGTTAGGTTATGTAGCCAGTGTCCTAACGCATATTTGGATAAACGCGGAGTTATTTTAA
- a CDS encoding ATP-dependent 6-phosphofructokinase, whose protein sequence is MKRIAVLTSGGDSPAMNAAIRAIVLSCDYHQLQCIGFYNGYNGLINDQHIDMHQFDINSTLQQGGTILKSARCQAMLSDKGVMQACNTLRKHDIDALIVIGGDGSLKGLMAIKQHWEKPVIGLPGTIDNDLSGTDATIGFATAVTTATHAIDKIRDTANAFERIFIVEVMGRHSGHIAFNVGLATGAEAIISFENFTPEQANNKVKEILVGVEKQKLTHGSFLIVLAENLWPGGAQALKESLSEQGQVDSALCILGHIQRGGSPVPEDRNLATELGIASVDAILNGQDNVMVGKLSGSLAATPLQQVIHQPKPVSAHWVEAHKKQLTHYLK, encoded by the coding sequence ATGAAACGAATCGCAGTGCTAACCAGTGGTGGAGACTCACCAGCGATGAATGCCGCCATCAGAGCAATTGTATTAAGTTGTGACTATCACCAATTGCAATGTATCGGCTTTTACAACGGTTACAACGGACTTATTAATGATCAGCATATAGACATGCACCAGTTCGATATCAATTCAACCTTGCAGCAAGGTGGCACCATTTTAAAAAGTGCACGCTGCCAAGCCATGTTATCAGATAAGGGGGTAATGCAAGCATGCAATACACTAAGAAAACATGATATCGATGCCCTCATTGTTATTGGTGGGGATGGGTCTTTAAAAGGTTTAATGGCGATTAAACAGCACTGGGAGAAGCCCGTTATTGGTCTACCAGGTACCATTGATAACGATTTAAGTGGCACCGACGCAACCATCGGTTTTGCGACGGCCGTAACGACAGCAACACACGCAATAGACAAAATTCGCGATACCGCCAACGCATTTGAGCGCATATTCATAGTTGAAGTAATGGGTCGGCACAGCGGCCATATTGCTTTTAACGTTGGCCTAGCCACTGGGGCAGAAGCCATTATTTCTTTTGAAAACTTTACGCCTGAACAAGCCAATAACAAAGTTAAAGAAATTTTAGTGGGTGTAGAAAAGCAAAAGCTGACACATGGCAGTTTTTTGATAGTACTTGCGGAAAATCTGTGGCCAGGGGGCGCCCAAGCATTAAAAGAGAGCCTCAGTGAACAAGGCCAAGTTGACAGTGCGTTATGTATTTTAGGCCATATTCAGCGAGGAGGAAGCCCTGTTCCTGAAGATAGAAATCTCGCCACAGAACTTGGGATTGCATCAGTTGACGCTATATTAAATGGGCAAGACAATGTCATGGTAGGTAAGCTGTCGGGCTCACTCGCAGCAACACCACTGCAACAAGTGATCCACCAGCCAAAACCAGTGAGCGCTCACTGGGTAGAGGCCCATAAAAAGCAGCTCACACATTATTTAAAATAA
- a CDS encoding MmcQ/YjbR family DNA-binding protein, which produces MDHKSVHDYLQSKPATFITQPFAQDTDVYKVQHKMFATLAEGKEGQVDANGEPVWWLNLKCDPDEALLLRDEFPAIVPGYHMNKRLWNTVILDGSVPEDKIKEMIDKSYDIVVDNLPTAQKEELAKIAGTLNK; this is translated from the coding sequence ATGGATCATAAAAGCGTACATGACTATTTGCAGAGTAAGCCTGCAACGTTTATTACACAGCCATTTGCACAAGATACTGACGTATACAAAGTGCAACATAAAATGTTTGCTACCCTTGCTGAGGGTAAAGAAGGTCAAGTTGATGCGAACGGTGAGCCAGTATGGTGGCTAAATCTGAAGTGCGATCCTGATGAAGCATTGTTACTTCGAGATGAGTTCCCCGCTATCGTTCCTGGTTACCATATGAATAAGCGTTTATGGAATACGGTTATCTTAGACGGCTCAGTGCCAGAAGATAAAATCAAAGAAATGATCGATAAATCATATGATATTGTTGTCGATAACTTACCAACTGCACAAAAAGAAGAGCTGGCTAAAATTGCTGGTACATTGAACAAGTAA